One Deefgea tanakiae genomic region harbors:
- the zapD gene encoding cell division protein ZapD: MISYEFPINEKIRTLLRLEDLYVRTISFASRDQPIDHHMALLGIFEIMEVASRADLKSDLLQELERQRQTLIALRNNPHISEDALERVLTEIESTHTRLLAMTGKLGQYLRENEWLMAIKQRISIPGGVCEFDLPSYHYWRTQSAERRKIDLDRWLSPLLPIKHGLDIVLKLLRDSAKSNHFIAKGGSFQQMSGGKTVQLLKVSLNDDLPAVPELSANRYAINIRFIVPSTSGDRAKVVDSDIQFTLAYCNL; encoded by the coding sequence GTGATTAGCTACGAATTCCCGATCAATGAGAAAATTCGGACTCTATTGAGACTGGAAGATCTTTACGTACGTACCATTTCATTTGCATCTCGAGATCAACCCATTGATCATCACATGGCGCTGCTTGGCATTTTTGAAATCATGGAAGTCGCAAGTAGGGCAGATTTAAAATCTGACTTACTGCAAGAACTCGAACGACAACGCCAAACATTAATTGCCCTAAGAAACAACCCTCATATTTCTGAAGATGCACTTGAACGGGTACTTACTGAAATTGAGTCGACACACACTAGATTACTCGCAATGACGGGCAAGCTGGGCCAATACCTAAGAGAAAATGAATGGCTCATGGCGATCAAACAAAGAATTTCGATTCCTGGCGGTGTTTGCGAATTCGACCTACCATCTTATCACTACTGGCGTACACAATCGGCGGAACGAAGAAAGATAGACCTTGATCGTTGGCTGAGCCCGCTACTGCCAATTAAGCACGGTTTAGACATAGTTTTGAAGCTCCTCAGAGATTCGGCCAAATCAAATCACTTCATCGCCAAGGGTGGCTCTTTCCAGCAAATGTCTGGCGGAAAAACTGTGCAACTACTGAAAGTAAGCTTGAATGATGACTTACCTGCAGTGCCTGAATTATCAGCAAACCGCTACGCAATAAATATCCGATTTATCGTACCGAGCACAAGCGGCGATAGAGCTAAAGTTGTTGATTCTGATATTCAATTCACACTAGCTTACTGCAATTTATAA
- a CDS encoding HDOD domain-containing protein produces MIKKYPNNIESWLSLLSNLEIPILKHTHDQIIKHQQNIDNIDLRDLSILIRHDPLLSLKLLKHQEKKRSFNQTTDITTIEKVLLMIGIKGFFNSFGGTQHIEDTIGQNAAAIEDCHKTCYRAYFASQLADSMGKYRRDLDPNEIVTAALLHETAEILLWQIVPELMINMKEKLSNNRELRSKDIQNETLGCNFNELQQRLCSLWNLPKILTHLANEDCADEPRVKLVKLATSIARHTEWSIYTNFYLKDLSNTADFLKIDEDEAHRLVVSTAIYTAKHWDWFGVQPTAARLIS; encoded by the coding sequence ATGATAAAAAAATACCCAAATAATATTGAGTCTTGGCTATCTTTACTTAGCAATCTTGAGATTCCTATACTCAAGCACACCCACGATCAAATCATTAAGCACCAGCAAAATATCGACAACATTGATCTTAGAGACTTATCAATACTAATTCGGCACGACCCACTGCTGAGCTTAAAATTGCTAAAGCATCAAGAGAAAAAAAGGAGCTTTAATCAAACAACTGATATCACAACAATTGAAAAAGTACTTTTAATGATTGGGATTAAAGGTTTTTTTAACTCTTTTGGTGGAACTCAGCACATAGAAGACACCATAGGCCAAAATGCGGCTGCAATTGAAGACTGCCACAAAACTTGCTATCGAGCTTACTTTGCTTCGCAATTAGCAGACTCAATGGGAAAATACAGAAGAGATCTTGACCCAAATGAGATAGTAACAGCTGCACTCTTGCACGAAACAGCCGAGATTTTATTATGGCAAATTGTGCCTGAGCTCATGATAAATATGAAAGAAAAATTAAGTAACAATCGGGAATTAAGAAGCAAGGACATACAAAATGAGACATTAGGTTGTAACTTTAATGAATTACAACAAAGACTTTGCTCACTTTGGAATCTCCCCAAAATCTTAACACACCTTGCAAACGAAGACTGTGCAGATGAGCCACGTGTTAAATTAGTAAAACTTGCAACCTCAATAGCACGGCACACTGAATGGTCAATTTATACCAATTTTTATCTTAAAGATCTAAGCAATACGGCTGATTTTTTAAAGATTGATGAAGATGAAGCACATCGACTAGTAGTTAGCACAGCCATATACACCGCTAAACATTGGGATTGGTTTGGAGTTCAGCCGACAGCAGCAAGACTAATCTCTTAA
- a CDS encoding symmetrical bis(5'-nucleosyl)-tetraphosphatase → MASYVIGDIQGCFDEFMGLISLIEFNPILDKVYLVGDLVNRGPRSLDVLRYVYANRESFKMVLGNHDLHLLACWAGTSKPKSLDTFNDVLHGAEANELMSWLRKQPLVLELPECLIVHAGINPSLSWHNNLELAMFCSEKLAADDFYFWLSNMYGSSPTKWADGMEEVARFRFGINTFTRMRMLDGCDLDMKFKGTIESAPDNLRPWFNQLVNLPKPVMFGHWSALGLVVNEKVVALDTGCIWGGQLTAICLDSGCLFQYPALVGARGGDE, encoded by the coding sequence ATGGCTAGCTACGTAATAGGTGATATCCAAGGCTGTTTTGATGAATTCATGGGCTTGATATCCTTGATTGAGTTTAACCCAATTCTGGATAAAGTCTATCTAGTAGGGGATCTCGTAAATAGAGGGCCTCGCTCTCTGGATGTTTTGCGTTATGTGTATGCGAATCGCGAATCATTTAAGATGGTGCTCGGGAATCACGATTTGCACTTGCTGGCGTGTTGGGCTGGAACTTCTAAACCTAAATCTCTAGATACGTTTAATGATGTACTGCATGGCGCAGAGGCTAATGAATTAATGTCTTGGCTGCGCAAGCAGCCGCTCGTTTTGGAGCTTCCTGAGTGCCTAATTGTTCACGCAGGTATTAATCCGAGTTTAAGTTGGCATAATAATCTTGAGTTGGCTATGTTTTGCAGTGAAAAACTAGCCGCCGACGATTTCTATTTTTGGTTGTCAAACATGTATGGAAGTTCGCCTACGAAATGGGCTGACGGAATGGAAGAGGTTGCACGATTCAGGTTCGGGATTAATACTTTTACGCGAATGCGGATGCTTGACGGTTGTGATCTTGATATGAAATTTAAAGGTACAATTGAGAGTGCGCCGGATAATTTGCGGCCTTGGTTTAATCAATTAGTTAACTTACCAAAACCGGTGATGTTTGGTCATTGGTCTGCTTTAGGCTTAGTTGTAAATGAAAAAGTGGTTGCCTTAGATACAGGTTGCATATGGGGTGGGCAATTGACTGCTATTTGCTTAGATAGTGGTTGTTTGTTTCAATATCCTGCATTAGTCGGGGCGAGAGGCGGAGATGAATAA
- a CDS encoding prepilin peptidase, whose product MDNFVTLLYDPIWLCYFIGLIGLTVGSFLNVVIHRLPIMLENDFKSECAAYFETRTSIQVTKTKYNLCTPRSACPKCGHTISALENIPVISWIALRGKCRKCKAKISIRYPIIELITAFLSAGLALHFGYSYALAGGLILVWFLIALIMIDADTYLLPDSMTLPLIWVGLIFNSFNTFTTLDNAVYGAIAGYISLWSVYWVFKLATSKEGMGYGDFKLLAALGAWFGWSMIPMIILLSSFAGAVIGIVMVLGKKRGWNKPMPFGPYLGVAGLLALIWGKDLSLALYGIS is encoded by the coding sequence GTGGATAATTTTGTTACATTACTTTATGACCCAATATGGCTCTGCTACTTTATTGGGTTAATCGGTTTAACTGTTGGCAGTTTTCTGAATGTAGTCATACACAGACTACCCATCATGCTTGAGAACGATTTCAAATCAGAGTGTGCTGCATACTTTGAAACAAGAACATCGATCCAAGTAACTAAAACAAAATATAACTTATGCACTCCCCGATCGGCCTGCCCCAAGTGCGGGCATACCATTTCTGCGCTTGAGAACATACCCGTGATCAGTTGGATTGCTTTACGGGGAAAGTGTCGTAAGTGCAAAGCTAAGATCAGCATTCGCTACCCTATCATTGAACTCATTACCGCTTTTTTATCTGCTGGTCTAGCCTTACATTTTGGATATTCATATGCCTTAGCAGGTGGCTTGATACTAGTGTGGTTTTTAATCGCACTAATCATGATTGATGCTGACACTTATTTACTACCCGACAGCATGACTCTGCCACTCATTTGGGTCGGGCTAATCTTCAACAGTTTTAATACCTTCACCACACTAGACAATGCAGTATATGGTGCAATAGCAGGCTACATATCGCTCTGGAGCGTATACTGGGTATTCAAGCTTGCAACTAGCAAAGAAGGCATGGGCTACGGTGACTTCAAACTATTAGCTGCTCTAGGTGCTTGGTTTGGCTGGAGCATGATCCCAATGATTATTCTATTGTCGTCATTTGCCGGTGCAGTGATCGGAATTGTCATGGTCTTAGGAAAAAAAAGAGGCTGGAATAAGCCGATGCCTTTTGGTCCCTACTTAGGCGTAGCAGGCTTACTTGCTTTAATTTGGGGCAAAGACCTGTCGCTTGCATTATACGGAATTAGTTAA
- a CDS encoding DNA gyrase inhibitor YacG, which translates to MKSQIKVSCPICRGNTIYSNTNQYRPFCSERCKAIDLGAWADETYRIGNSTTEPLPTLEKQESAEY; encoded by the coding sequence ATGAAATCACAAATCAAAGTTTCGTGCCCAATTTGTAGAGGTAACACGATCTATAGCAATACAAACCAATATCGACCTTTTTGCTCTGAACGTTGCAAAGCAATTGACTTAGGTGCTTGGGCAGACGAAACATACCGCATCGGCAATAGCACCACAGAGCCACTACCAACACTAGAGAAACAAGAATCAGCTGAATACTAA
- the coaE gene encoding dephospho-CoA kinase (Dephospho-CoA kinase (CoaE) performs the final step in coenzyme A biosynthesis.) translates to MLVVGLTGGIGSGKSSFCAAFSLLGVPIIDADIIAHDLSQPYSTANTAVKNLFGEQSLRADGTLNREWIRSAIFNDDVKKKQLEAIFHPLILQALKLHIKQLESSCAYCIIAVPLLFEHKSFHEITQFSIAIDCNENEQITRVMHRSSLSETQVRKIIDAQMSRSQRNSLADLVISNEDGLENIADKVSQLHKFLLEKT, encoded by the coding sequence TTGCTAGTCGTTGGATTAACTGGCGGCATTGGGTCTGGAAAAAGCAGTTTCTGTGCCGCTTTTTCACTTTTGGGCGTCCCAATTATTGACGCCGACATCATCGCTCACGATTTATCACAACCATATTCAACAGCAAATACTGCAGTTAAAAACCTATTTGGTGAGCAATCATTACGAGCAGATGGGACATTAAATCGAGAATGGATACGTAGTGCGATTTTCAATGATGATGTAAAAAAAAAACAACTTGAAGCCATCTTCCATCCGTTGATTTTACAAGCGTTAAAACTACACATTAAGCAACTAGAGAGCAGCTGCGCGTATTGCATAATTGCCGTACCCTTGCTGTTTGAACATAAATCATTTCATGAAATTACCCAATTTAGCATTGCGATTGATTGCAACGAAAATGAACAAATTACTAGAGTTATGCATCGAAGTAGTTTAAGTGAAACGCAAGTACGTAAGATAATTGATGCTCAAATGAGCAGAAGTCAAAGAAACAGTCTTGCCGACCTAGTCATCAGTAATGAAGATGGCCTGGAAAACATTGCAGATAAAGTGTCGCAATTGCATAAGTTTCTATTAGAAAAAACTTAA